CTGAACAAAGTTAAGTAGCGCTGCGCATTGTCTGTAGTCCTTTCTGAATCACAATGCAAAGATACATCCATGAGAATCCGCCATTCACGGTTTCTCACGGTTATTCACGGTCTCTCACGGATTTTCTTTCTTTTTCTGATAATTAGCTCAGAAAGATGATTAATTCAAATGGTAAAAGAGACTTGCTTTTGACGGCTAAGTAACTTACTTACGATAATTAAGTAACTTGCTTGAAAGAGTTAAGTAACTTACTTAGGAATGACAGATGACACTGGTGACACAAAGAACCTTTTCTGCCTTTTAGCAATACTCTTCCTTAAACCACAGACGATAAATCGGATCAACAAATACAAAATCAGCTTTCTGCTTCTCTATGACATCCTTGTTCTGAAGAGTCTTCTTGTTCTTAACTATCGTATTGGGATTACCCAGATTATACACCTGCTTCACTGCTTGTGATGAGAAATGCTGCTCACCATCAGCTATCGCCTTGAGCATCTCTATCTGGGTAGAACTGAGATTTTCCGTATCGTTCTGAAACATCGGGGTATTGATGTTCAATACCTGCTTGAGACCGAGAGAGAACACTTCTTCCGTCACCTCAGAAACCGTAAAGCTCCAAATAAAATAGCACAACTGCTGCAGATACCAGGAATGACACTCCACCACATCGCAAATCCTGCTGGCAAAAGATTCTGAAATTCGCTTGCCGGTCTTCTCAAAAGATGATAAGATAAAAGGAATCCAATGCTCCTTGGCTATCTTCTGCATGAAGATGACCTGTCCGAAACGATAGAACGGACTGTTGGAATTATTGAAGATGTTGAGCATCATATTACGTTTGCTGCCATAAAGGCAATAAGAGGTCAACTGCTGCTGTTGCCATACTGAGCGCATCTTGCCCTCCATATCCTTATATTCCGGCAGATTAGCCAACTGCTGAAATTCATCAATGCACACGATAATCCTGATTCCCTTTTCCTTCGCCAGCAACTCAGGCAATTGGAGAATCGCCATCTTATCTCTTTCTTGCGGCACAAACTTCAGGTCGAAAGCCACAAAATCCGTAATCTGATCGTTAACCACAATCTGTGGAACTACACCCGTCAAGAACTTCTTGGCGTCCTCTATCCAACGTTCTATCTTGGAAGAAGCGCAGGCTATGACCTGACTGGCAAAAGTGCGATAGAATTCAGCTTCCGAGCCAATACTGAAAGCATCTATATAGCAGATTCTCACCTCCTTATCTTCTTCACACAGTTCCGTCATCGCCTTCTTTACAAGCGACGATTTTCCCCATCGACGTGGAGAAATGAGCATCACGTTGATATGGGAAGCCAGGAGTTGCTTGAGCAAAGTTCTGTCTTCCGTTCGGTCGATAAAATTCTCTTCGGTAGCCAAAGTACCAAACAGAAAAGGAGATTGAAATACTGCCATATTCTTCTAATTAAATTCGTTTGACCAGCTTTATTTAATTCTTACCACCTGCAAATATACAAAAAGTTACCCAAAGGTAACTTACCTTAGGGTAACTTTTTGTGATTATTAACCTATACTAATGGTTAATCAGGTCATTAAGGTCAAGGTAAG
This is a stretch of genomic DNA from Segatella hominis. It encodes these proteins:
- a CDS encoding AAA family ATPase, whose product is MAVFQSPFLFGTLATEENFIDRTEDRTLLKQLLASHINVMLISPRRWGKSSLVKKAMTELCEEDKEVRICYIDAFSIGSEAEFYRTFASQVIACASSKIERWIEDAKKFLTGVVPQIVVNDQITDFVAFDLKFVPQERDKMAILQLPELLAKEKGIRIIVCIDEFQQLANLPEYKDMEGKMRSVWQQQQLTSYCLYGSKRNMMLNIFNNSNSPFYRFGQVIFMQKIAKEHWIPFILSSFEKTGKRISESFASRICDVVECHSWYLQQLCYFIWSFTVSEVTEEVFSLGLKQVLNINTPMFQNDTENLSSTQIEMLKAIADGEQHFSSQAVKQVYNLGNPNTIVKNKKTLQNKDVIEKQKADFVFVDPIYRLWFKEEYC